The following proteins are encoded in a genomic region of Flammeovirga pectinis:
- a CDS encoding glycosyltransferase family protein has translation MKVSGFSFIRNAIKYDYPVVEAIRSILPLCDEVVVAVGNSDDDTLNLIQNIDPKIRIVETVWDDKLREGGKVLAIETNKAFEAVSKNTDWCFYIQGDEALHEDYIPIVKKAMEEYKDQDNVDGLLFNYKHFYGSFDYIGASTQWYRREIRVIKNNPSIYSYKDAQGFRKNDNQKLNVKHIDAYIYHYGWVRPPKKMMSKQQNFGSLYNGGNKNTVSNLEFDYSNIDALDLFTGSHPKVMHERIASTNWKFDKDISKKNYAPKEIFKQTIKKLTGGYIIGEYKNYKIVK, from the coding sequence ATGAAGGTCTCTGGATTCAGTTTCATTAGAAACGCAATAAAATACGATTACCCTGTTGTAGAAGCAATACGGTCAATTCTTCCTCTTTGTGATGAAGTTGTAGTCGCTGTAGGTAATTCTGATGATGACACCCTAAATTTAATCCAGAATATCGATCCTAAAATAAGAATTGTTGAAACTGTTTGGGATGATAAGCTAAGAGAAGGCGGAAAAGTATTAGCTATTGAAACAAATAAAGCGTTTGAAGCAGTTTCTAAGAATACTGATTGGTGTTTCTATATTCAAGGTGATGAAGCCCTTCATGAAGATTATATTCCTATTGTAAAAAAAGCAATGGAAGAATATAAAGATCAAGATAATGTAGATGGATTATTATTTAACTACAAACACTTTTACGGATCATTTGATTATATAGGAGCTTCAACTCAATGGTATAGAAGAGAAATAAGAGTAATAAAGAATAACCCTTCTATCTATTCATATAAAGATGCACAAGGTTTCAGAAAAAATGATAATCAAAAACTAAATGTTAAACATATTGATGCTTATATCTATCATTATGGGTGGGTTCGTCCTCCCAAAAAAATGATGAGTAAACAACAAAATTTTGGCAGTTTATATAATGGAGGAAATAAAAATACTGTAAGTAACTTAGAATTTGATTACTCTAATATTGATGCATTAGATCTATTTACCGGTAGCCATCCAAAAGTAATGCATGAAAGAATTGCATCAACAAACTGGAAATTTGATAAAGATATTAGTAAGAAAAATTACGCTCCTAAGGAAATTTTTAAGCAAACTATAAAAAAATTAACTGGTGGTTATATTATCGGTGAATATAAAAATTATAAAATCGTTAAATAG
- a CDS encoding polyprenol monophosphomannose synthase — MKENLVITPTYNEIENVELIIRAVMNLDTKFDMLIVDDGSPDGTGAKVKELIEEFPDRLFLEEREGKNGLGTAYLHGFRWAIDRDYQFVYEMDADFSHNPNDLEKLYKACKEEGNDMAIGSRYKSGVNVVNWPMGRVLMSYFASKYVQFITGLPIKDTTAGFKCYTNKVLQTILNKDKIHFVGYAFQIEMKFKTWMYGYKIKEVPIVFTDRTRGTSKMSSSIFKEAFFGVISLKIRSYFRKFER; from the coding sequence GTGAAAGAAAATCTAGTAATAACTCCCACATATAACGAGATCGAGAATGTCGAATTAATTATTCGAGCAGTAATGAATCTCGACACAAAATTTGATATGCTTATTGTTGACGATGGCTCTCCTGATGGAACAGGAGCCAAAGTTAAAGAGCTCATAGAAGAATTCCCAGATCGTTTATTTCTCGAGGAAAGAGAAGGTAAAAATGGTTTAGGTACAGCATATTTACATGGCTTTAGATGGGCTATTGATAGAGATTATCAGTTTGTATATGAAATGGATGCTGATTTTTCACATAACCCTAATGATTTAGAAAAACTTTACAAAGCATGTAAAGAAGAGGGTAATGACATGGCTATTGGTTCTAGATATAAATCTGGAGTTAATGTTGTTAATTGGCCAATGGGTAGAGTTCTTATGTCTTACTTTGCAAGTAAGTATGTCCAATTTATTACTGGATTACCGATAAAAGATACTACTGCCGGTTTTAAATGTTATACTAATAAAGTATTGCAAACTATACTGAATAAAGATAAAATTCATTTTGTTGGCTATGCCTTTCAAATCGAAATGAAATTTAAAACTTGGATGTATGGTTATAAGATAAAGGAAGTTCCTATTGTTTTTACAGACAGAACAAGAGGAACATCAAAAATGTCTTCTAGTATATTTAAAGAAGCATTTTTTGGAGTGATATCCTTAAAGATTAGAAGTTATTTTAGAAAATTTGAGAGGTAG
- the glf gene encoding UDP-galactopyranose mutase — MKKKYDYLIVGSGLFGNVFAHQMNKNGFKCLVIDKRNHLGGNIYSEKTEGINVHKYGPHIFHTNDKSIWDFVNQFVEFNHFRYSPLANYKGELYNLPFNMHTFHQFWNVKTPQEAKAKIKDQIKDLNIIKPKNLEEQALSLVGKDIYEKLIKGYTEKQWGRDAKGLPSFIIKRLPVRYTYDNNYFNDKYQGIPIGGYNKLTEGLLENIDTQLNVDYFQNKEHFNELASKVVYTGKIDEFFNYKLGYLNYRSLRFESETLEQENYQGIAAINYTERNVPYTRIIEHKHFEYGQGPKTIITKEFPQEWDKNKEPYYPINDDKNISLYKKYKDLADQEEQIIFGGRLAEYKYYDMHQVIASALKKSNDILNNQ, encoded by the coding sequence ATGAAAAAAAAATATGACTACTTAATAGTTGGTTCAGGACTATTTGGAAATGTCTTTGCTCACCAAATGAATAAAAATGGTTTTAAATGTCTAGTGATAGACAAAAGAAATCATCTCGGTGGAAATATTTACAGTGAGAAAACAGAAGGTATTAATGTACATAAATATGGTCCTCATATTTTCCATACAAATGATAAAAGTATATGGGATTTCGTCAATCAATTTGTAGAATTCAATCATTTTAGATACTCTCCGTTAGCTAATTATAAAGGTGAATTATATAACTTACCTTTTAATATGCATACATTTCATCAATTTTGGAATGTAAAAACACCCCAAGAAGCTAAAGCTAAAATTAAAGATCAAATTAAAGATCTCAATATTATAAAACCAAAAAATTTGGAAGAACAGGCTTTATCATTAGTTGGTAAAGATATATATGAAAAGTTAATTAAAGGCTATACTGAAAAGCAATGGGGTAGAGATGCAAAAGGGCTTCCTTCTTTTATTATAAAAAGGCTTCCCGTAAGATATACATATGATAATAACTACTTTAATGATAAATATCAAGGCATACCAATTGGTGGATATAATAAACTAACTGAAGGTTTACTTGAGAATATTGATACACAATTGAATGTAGATTATTTTCAAAATAAAGAACACTTTAATGAGCTTGCTTCAAAAGTTGTTTACACAGGAAAAATTGATGAATTCTTCAATTATAAATTAGGCTACCTCAACTATAGAAGTTTACGATTTGAATCTGAAACTTTAGAGCAAGAAAATTACCAAGGAATTGCTGCTATAAATTATACAGAAAGAAACGTTCCTTATACTAGGATTATTGAACATAAGCATTTTGAATATGGTCAAGGTCCTAAAACTATAATTACAAAAGAATTCCCTCAAGAATGGGATAAAAATAAAGAGCCCTATTATCCTATCAATGACGACAAAAATATAAGTTTATATAAAAAGTATAAAGACTTAGCTGATCAAGAAGAACAGATTATTTTTGGAGGACGATTGGCTGAATATAAGTACTATGATATGCATCAAGTAATCGCTTCTGCTTTAAAAAAGAGTAATGATATTTTGAATAATCAATAG
- a CDS encoding DUF4422 domain-containing protein codes for MIFTVHHKEFPYIKNKLYQPIQVGAENTKIQLNFLKDNTGNNISSRNNTFAELTALYWIWKNYDLDSLDFIGLSHYRRFFDFSYKKLFVKKSRKEENIKILTSLCNDKYYDRIKKALTKNDILITKHDKWKEFSIHEQYIDWHISDDWDKMVEVIKKLYPEYKQSIQEAWYTVPCNVHLYNMFIMKIEDYKSYMEWLFTILFELENKINLADKQHQEDPYQTRVFGFLSERLLNLYIYHQKFSKKEFQNILIS; via the coding sequence ATGATATTTACAGTACACCATAAAGAGTTTCCATATATCAAAAATAAATTATATCAACCTATTCAAGTAGGTGCTGAAAATACAAAAATACAACTAAATTTTTTAAAAGATAACACAGGAAATAATATTTCAAGTAGGAATAATACCTTTGCAGAATTAACAGCTCTCTATTGGATTTGGAAAAATTATGACCTAGACAGTTTAGATTTCATTGGCCTTTCACATTATAGACGTTTTTTTGATTTTAGTTACAAAAAATTATTTGTAAAAAAATCTAGAAAAGAAGAAAATATTAAAATTCTAACTTCTCTTTGTAATGATAAATATTATGATAGAATAAAAAAAGCTCTCACTAAAAATGATATTCTTATAACAAAGCATGATAAATGGAAAGAGTTTTCAATACACGAACAATATATAGATTGGCACATAAGTGATGACTGGGATAAAATGGTAGAAGTTATTAAAAAACTATACCCAGAATATAAACAGAGTATACAAGAAGCTTGGTATACTGTGCCTTGTAATGTACACCTTTATAATATGTTTATCATGAAGATTGAGGATTATAAATCCTATATGGAATGGCTATTTACAATTCTCTTTGAATTAGAAAATAAAATAAATCTGGCAGACAAACAACATCAAGAAGACCCCTATCAAACAAGAGTTTTTGGCTTTTTATCTGAAAGGCTTCTCAATTTATACATATACCATCAAAAGTTCTCAAAAAAGGAATTTCAAAATATTTTAATTTCTTAA
- a CDS encoding glycosyltransferase family 4 protein produces the protein MQKKINFILPFPPDHPGGGTKMIFENAQRLANKGYDVAIYSNSLTKGMHKGNKWVKYFKNKFTKRYIPNWFEFHKSIQHYTIPHISDYFIRDADILITTWYQTALDCHKLSSSKGKKINYIQDYEIWGNKKDLVHQSYSLKGYEYIVISKYLYRILKKYTSKVQLISYGVNYEKFNIKTPIKDRSPYTVSMLYSREDRKNVTVAIEALIALKNKYPKLEAHFFGVSERPKNLDQDWIYYTQKPEKVSDIYNKTAIFLQPSYQEGLSLNPIEAKASGCACVYTNIDGHLDHSIDNVNCLLVPINDSQAFIDKVSLLIENNDKRIKMAQNGHDHIQDNFLWDGAIQKLENIILSNPQ, from the coding sequence ATGCAAAAGAAAATAAATTTTATTCTTCCTTTCCCTCCTGATCACCCTGGTGGAGGAACAAAAATGATTTTTGAAAATGCACAAAGGTTAGCTAATAAAGGGTATGATGTTGCTATTTATAGTAATTCCCTTACAAAAGGAATGCATAAAGGAAATAAATGGGTAAAATATTTTAAGAATAAATTCACTAAAAGATACATTCCTAATTGGTTTGAATTTCATAAGAGTATCCAACATTATACTATACCTCATATAAGTGATTATTTTATAAGAGATGCTGATATATTGATTACCACTTGGTATCAAACAGCATTAGATTGTCATAAGTTATCATCTTCTAAAGGAAAGAAAATTAACTATATACAAGATTATGAAATTTGGGGTAACAAAAAAGACTTAGTACATCAATCATATTCTTTAAAAGGATATGAATATATAGTAATTTCAAAATATTTATACAGAATACTTAAGAAATACACCTCTAAGGTACAATTAATAAGCTATGGAGTGAATTATGAAAAATTTAATATTAAGACACCTATAAAGGATCGTTCTCCTTACACAGTTTCTATGTTATACTCCAGAGAAGATCGTAAAAATGTTACTGTTGCAATAGAAGCATTGATAGCCTTAAAAAATAAATACCCTAAACTAGAAGCTCACTTTTTTGGTGTTTCAGAAAGACCAAAAAATCTTGATCAAGATTGGATTTATTACACTCAAAAGCCTGAAAAAGTTTCTGATATATATAATAAAACTGCTATATTTTTACAACCCTCATATCAAGAAGGATTATCATTAAACCCTATAGAAGCTAAGGCATCAGGCTGTGCTTGTGTGTATACTAATATTGATGGGCACTTAGATCATTCTATTGATAATGTAAATTGCTTACTAGTTCCAATTAATGACAGTCAAGCTTTTATTGATAAAGTTTCTTTATTAATAGAAAATAATGATAAAAGAATAAAAATGGCACAAAATGGTCATGATCATATTCAAGATAATTTTTTATGGGATGGAGCTATTCAAAAACTAGAAAATATTATTCTAAGTAATCCACAATAA
- a CDS encoding glycosyltransferase family 4 protein, with protein sequence MKKKIAFICADNPNDKRAWSGTAHTIFTILNHNYDTIWNGPIKINFKEKIKLFINKYSNKNFGGRLANERNILISKIYSSYVSQFINSHEFDYVFICAVPFMGAYINTKTPIIYLSDATFENMIDFYSPFKRLNKKGIVEGHEIENLLLSKSKHVIFSSDWALKSAINYYNCNSNKVSLLDFGANIPLVEYKENIPSEYINNTCRLLFSGVDWERKGGELAYRVFLELLKRNINSELIIIGCNPNIKNKKVTIIPFLNKNNKEDLSIFNSYFKESTFFILPSIADCTPIVFSEAAANSLPVLSTKVGGIASVIEEGINGFTFKLDASEKDYADKIEQLWNNKNQLIQLRKTSLQEYNRRLNWNTWSEKFDTIIENI encoded by the coding sequence ATGAAAAAGAAAATTGCCTTTATATGCGCTGATAACCCCAATGACAAAAGAGCTTGGTCGGGTACAGCACATACAATTTTCACTATCTTAAATCATAACTACGATACTATTTGGAATGGTCCTATTAAAATAAATTTTAAAGAAAAAATTAAACTTTTTATAAATAAATACAGTAATAAAAATTTTGGAGGAAGACTTGCTAATGAACGTAATATTTTAATTTCTAAAATTTATTCTAGCTATGTAAGCCAATTTATTAATAGTCATGAATTTGATTATGTATTTATTTGTGCTGTTCCATTTATGGGGGCATACATTAATACAAAGACACCTATAATTTATCTCAGTGATGCCACTTTTGAGAATATGATTGACTTTTACAGTCCTTTTAAAAGATTGAATAAAAAAGGTATTGTTGAAGGGCATGAAATAGAAAATTTACTTTTATCAAAATCTAAGCATGTTATATTTAGTTCTGATTGGGCTTTAAAAAGTGCTATTAATTATTACAATTGTAATTCTAATAAAGTATCTCTTCTCGACTTTGGTGCTAATATCCCTTTAGTAGAATACAAAGAAAATATACCTTCAGAATATATAAACAATACTTGTAGATTACTTTTTAGTGGTGTTGATTGGGAGAGAAAAGGTGGGGAATTAGCTTACAGAGTATTTCTAGAATTGTTAAAACGAAATATTAATTCCGAGTTAATTATTATTGGTTGTAACCCCAATATTAAAAATAAGAAAGTAACTATAATTCCATTTCTAAATAAGAATAATAAAGAAGACTTATCTATCTTCAATAGTTATTTCAAAGAATCAACATTTTTTATTTTACCATCAATTGCTGATTGTACACCAATAGTTTTTTCAGAGGCTGCTGCAAATAGCTTACCTGTTTTATCTACTAAAGTAGGTGGTATAGCATCTGTTATTGAAGAAGGTATAAATGGATTTACATTTAAATTGGATGCATCTGAGAAAGATTATGCTGATAAAATTGAACAGTTATGGAATAATAAAAATCAATTAATTCAATTGCGAAAAACTTCTCTACAAGAGTATAATAGAAGGTTAAATTGGAATACATGGTCAGAAAAATTTGATACAATTATAGAGAATATATAA
- a CDS encoding glycosyltransferase family protein: MNYRKTALIELGGSHSECIYSQLLFLKNKKFKTSLILDQKVDTLIDYEEMYEAKKVYNTNISPILLAFKVWKYIITNNFSLVIFNTAQGSITKYICILPFPSKISFIGTLHNLRKTQGSIGHNIIARKCNKLFTLSDFLIDNISTNKSSYRAYYPVFFPKYTIDTSVIKKTGEIWITVPGGIFFERKPYMDFISKLKIENSNLRFLFLGIGNKKQLNQLKSIIEEQSLSKYFIFWDQFISNSTFHTYINLSDYILPLVDTEFNNEMYKTRITGAFNLAYAYKKTMILHSSFKTYMEFNNNTIFYNYTSINSILANLANSSNYINNDFLSLEYQSKRYTEFIPIK, from the coding sequence ATGAATTATAGAAAAACTGCACTAATAGAACTAGGAGGATCTCATTCTGAATGTATTTATTCTCAACTTCTATTTTTAAAAAACAAAAAATTTAAAACTTCATTAATTCTCGATCAAAAAGTAGATACATTAATTGACTATGAAGAAATGTATGAAGCTAAAAAAGTATACAATACTAATATTAGTCCTATATTATTAGCTTTCAAAGTTTGGAAATATATCATCACGAATAATTTTTCTTTAGTAATTTTCAATACTGCTCAAGGAAGTATTACAAAATATATATGTATACTACCCTTTCCTTCTAAGATTAGTTTTATTGGTACATTACATAATCTTAGGAAAACCCAAGGAAGCATAGGTCATAATATCATTGCAAGAAAATGTAATAAATTGTTTACTCTCAGTGATTTTCTAATTGATAACATATCTACTAACAAAAGTTCATATCGTGCCTATTATCCTGTTTTTTTTCCGAAGTACACAATTGATACATCAGTTATAAAAAAAACAGGTGAAATATGGATAACGGTACCTGGAGGAATATTCTTTGAAAGGAAACCATACATGGATTTTATATCAAAATTGAAAATTGAAAATTCTAATCTTCGTTTTCTGTTTCTAGGTATCGGAAATAAAAAGCAATTAAATCAACTTAAAAGCATAATAGAAGAACAATCTTTATCAAAATATTTTATTTTTTGGGATCAATTTATTTCAAATTCTACATTTCACACTTATATAAATCTTAGTGATTATATTTTACCACTTGTAGATACAGAGTTTAATAATGAGATGTATAAAACAAGAATTACTGGTGCATTTAATCTTGCATATGCATATAAAAAAACAATGATTTTACATTCATCTTTTAAAACGTATATGGAATTTAATAATAACACTATTTTCTATAATTACACCTCTATTAATTCTATTTTGGCTAATCTAGCTAATTCTTCTAATTATATTAATAATGATTTTTTATCATTAGAATATCAATCTAAGAGATATACAGAATTTATTCCTATCAAATAA
- a CDS encoding DUF5672 family protein produces the protein MKNCIITIPVYKKTLSQNELISFKQVTTILKKWDFSIVTYRELDLSFYTDILDKTEVNYKVNFFKKLYFENVHGYNMLMVSLDFYKTFNAEYKFLLIYQIDCFIFTDQIEKWCKKNYSYIGAPWPHGAQNEPIQFKYVGNGGLSLRKIEDHIRVIKSSTLLNSIFSLNLPKRLKQWYAYLRLTYKNTSLFKKNTKNEDMFFGKNSSKTFSFFTIPTPKEALLFSIESRPEECIEVNKVLPMGIHAWEKYDKKYWTPYIEKVGFTIIK, from the coding sequence ATGAAAAATTGTATTATTACTATCCCAGTTTATAAAAAGACTTTATCTCAAAATGAATTAATTTCTTTTAAACAAGTAACTACAATCTTAAAGAAGTGGGATTTTTCAATTGTCACCTATAGAGAATTAGATCTATCTTTTTATACAGATATCCTAGATAAAACAGAAGTTAATTACAAAGTAAATTTCTTTAAAAAATTGTATTTTGAGAATGTCCATGGATACAATATGTTAATGGTGAGCTTAGACTTCTACAAAACATTTAATGCAGAATATAAGTTCCTATTGATTTATCAAATCGACTGTTTCATTTTTACTGACCAAATAGAAAAATGGTGTAAAAAAAACTACTCTTATATTGGAGCTCCTTGGCCACATGGAGCTCAAAATGAACCTATTCAATTTAAGTATGTAGGAAATGGAGGATTATCGTTAAGGAAAATTGAAGACCACATAAGAGTAATAAAAAGCTCAACCTTATTGAATTCTATTTTTAGTTTAAATTTACCTAAACGTTTAAAACAATGGTATGCTTACCTAAGGTTAACATATAAAAACACATCTCTTTTTAAGAAAAACACAAAAAATGAAGACATGTTTTTCGGGAAAAATTCTTCTAAAACATTTTCATTTTTCACTATACCAACACCAAAAGAAGCTTTATTATTTAGTATAGAATCTCGTCCAGAAGAATGTATTGAGGTAAATAAAGTATTACCAATGGGTATCCATGCATGGGAAAAATACGATAAAAAATATTGGACTCCATATATAGAAAAGGTCGGTTTTACTATTATAAAATAA
- a CDS encoding FkbM family methyltransferase — MNYKENKQIYKKVTDKGIELRCICEVGVYYPETSNILDFINNGIKTILVEPSADSLKRIDEYFSDKSNIIIHKVAVADKNGSLKLAKANASTFITDLPKSPALINDLYTIKESDTFTVPCVTFDKIDSGDIDLLSIDIEGAEWYVLKNLKSLPKIISVETHGKFYTNPFIKEINQWIEKNNYKIWYKNNSDTVYYRDDVIELSIKENLNLKFIELKLFLRHSKRYLLWPYYKMKGY; from the coding sequence ATGAATTATAAAGAGAATAAGCAAATTTATAAGAAAGTAACGGATAAAGGAATAGAATTAAGATGTATATGTGAAGTGGGAGTTTATTACCCGGAGACTTCTAATATTCTTGATTTTATAAATAATGGAATTAAAACTATTTTAGTAGAACCATCAGCAGATAGTTTAAAAAGAATAGATGAGTACTTTTCTGATAAATCAAATATAATTATCCATAAAGTTGCAGTAGCAGATAAGAATGGGTCATTAAAATTAGCAAAAGCAAATGCCTCTACATTCATTACGGATTTACCTAAAAGCCCAGCATTAATTAACGATTTATATACTATCAAAGAAAGTGATACATTTACAGTACCGTGTGTAACATTTGATAAGATAGATTCAGGAGATATTGATTTATTAAGTATCGATATTGAAGGAGCTGAATGGTATGTACTTAAAAATTTAAAAAGTTTACCAAAAATTATATCTGTAGAAACTCATGGTAAATTTTATACGAATCCTTTTATTAAGGAAATCAATCAATGGATAGAAAAAAATAATTATAAAATATGGTATAAGAATAACTCTGATACTGTTTATTATAGAGATGATGTTATTGAATTATCTATAAAAGAGAATTTAAATTTAAAATTTATTGAATTAAAGTTGTTTTTAAGACATTCAAAGCGTTATTTATTATGGCCATATTATAAAATGAAAGGGTATTAA
- a CDS encoding glycosyltransferase family 4 protein, with protein sequence MSNLKTVLIDFDKLKVPNCGLGNVAINFGNALFSIDQNKFKWEILVSAPLSVSYLEENTFKVRKLSILNKKNILPFDKGVDLVHLTNQMTKYRVSKGVKNILTIHDLNFLFEEEGINKKKKLYYLQKQVNRASLITVISEFTAKIVRRYLIIPENLEIVVVPNGVHSPMEIEQKKPNHIKKHQKFFFTIGTIMPKKNFLSLVEMMPNIEEETHLYIAGSFSKEEYVIKIKNRIQELKLENRVTLLGEITENEKSYLYQYAEAFLFPSLYEGFGLPIIEAMYCGTPVICSNLTSLPEIGGDYAYYWDNFEPNYMAIKVLESLQIFESNTIQNTSKLKKYAKKFSWSKNANKYYQLYELLIKKNEL encoded by the coding sequence GTGAGTAACTTAAAAACGGTATTAATAGATTTTGATAAGCTTAAAGTTCCTAACTGTGGCTTAGGGAACGTAGCCATTAACTTTGGAAATGCTTTGTTTTCTATTGATCAGAACAAGTTTAAGTGGGAAATATTAGTATCAGCCCCATTATCTGTTTCATATCTAGAAGAGAATACATTTAAAGTCAGGAAATTATCAATCTTAAATAAGAAGAATATTTTACCATTTGATAAAGGGGTGGATTTAGTCCATTTAACTAACCAAATGACTAAATATAGGGTATCTAAAGGGGTTAAAAATATTCTTACTATTCATGATTTGAATTTTTTATTTGAAGAAGAAGGTATAAATAAAAAAAAGAAGCTTTATTATCTTCAAAAGCAAGTAAATAGAGCATCCCTTATTACTGTCATATCAGAATTTACAGCAAAAATAGTACGTAGATATCTAATAATACCAGAAAATTTAGAAATTGTAGTTGTTCCAAATGGAGTACATTCTCCCATGGAAATTGAGCAAAAGAAACCTAACCACATTAAAAAGCATCAAAAATTCTTTTTTACTATTGGTACAATAATGCCTAAAAAAAATTTTCTTAGCTTGGTTGAAATGATGCCAAACATTGAAGAAGAAACTCATCTTTATATTGCGGGATCTTTTTCAAAGGAAGAGTATGTTATCAAAATTAAAAATAGGATTCAAGAATTAAAGTTAGAAAATAGGGTGACATTATTGGGGGAAATCACAGAAAATGAAAAGTCATATTTATATCAATATGCTGAAGCCTTTTTATTTCCATCTTTATACGAAGGCTTTGGATTGCCCATTATTGAAGCAATGTATTGTGGAACTCCTGTAATTTGTTCTAATTTAACTAGCTTACCTGAGATTGGAGGTGATTATGCTTATTATTGGGATAATTTTGAACCTAACTATATGGCAATAAAAGTTCTTGAAAGTTTACAGATTTTTGAGAGTAATACAATTCAAAATACTTCTAAGCTGAAAAAATATGCTAAGAAATTCTCGTGGAGTAAGAATGCAAATAAATATTATCAATTATATGAACTGTTAATAAAAAAAAATGAATTATAA